A part of Halobaculum sp. MBLA0143 genomic DNA contains:
- a CDS encoding sugar phosphate isomerase/epimerase family protein: protein MDVGVLTVPLGGQPRAEAFDYLAELGVDAVELGVGGYPGEDHADRERLLAEPDARERLRADLDAADLRVSALATHNNPLAPDDDRAARADRELREAVELAAALDVGTVTCFSGLPAGGPDDEVPNWITAPWPPEHAEALEYQWSVAEAYWTDLAAHADAHGVDLAIEMHPNMLVYEPHGLLELREVTNDRVGANFDPSHLYWQGVDVPTAIRLLGERDAIHHVHAKDTAVYDANAREKGLLDTTDYTDEAERSWLFRTVGYGHDESHWKEVVSTLRMVGYDGALSIEHEDGLTSSREGLEKAVDLLDRAVFETTPGDAYWAE, encoded by the coding sequence TACCTCGCGGAGTTGGGTGTCGACGCGGTGGAGTTGGGCGTCGGGGGCTACCCCGGCGAGGACCACGCGGACCGCGAACGGCTGCTGGCGGAGCCGGACGCCCGCGAGCGGCTCCGAGCGGACCTCGACGCGGCGGACCTCCGAGTGTCGGCGTTGGCGACCCACAACAACCCGCTCGCGCCGGACGACGACCGGGCGGCGCGTGCCGACCGGGAGCTCCGAGAGGCGGTGGAGCTCGCGGCGGCACTGGACGTGGGGACGGTGACGTGTTTCTCCGGGCTGCCGGCGGGCGGTCCGGACGACGAGGTGCCCAACTGGATCACGGCGCCGTGGCCGCCGGAACACGCCGAGGCGTTGGAGTACCAGTGGTCCGTCGCGGAGGCGTACTGGACCGACCTCGCGGCTCACGCCGACGCCCACGGTGTCGACCTGGCGATCGAGATGCACCCCAACATGCTCGTGTACGAGCCGCACGGACTGTTGGAGCTGCGCGAGGTGACGAACGACCGCGTCGGGGCGAACTTCGACCCCAGCCACCTCTACTGGCAGGGGGTGGACGTGCCGACGGCGATCCGACTGCTGGGCGAGCGGGACGCGATCCACCACGTCCACGCGAAAGACACCGCCGTCTACGACGCCAACGCCCGCGAGAAGGGGCTGCTCGACACGACGGACTACACCGACGAGGCCGAGCGGTCGTGGCTGTTCCGCACCGTCGGCTACGGCCACGACGAGTCACACTGGAAGGAGGTGGTGTCGACGCTCCGGATGGTCGGCTACGACGGCGCACTCTCCATCGAACACGAGGATGGCCTCACCTCCTCGCGGGAGGGGTTGGAGAAGGCCGTCGACCTGTTGGACCGGGCCGTCTTCGAGACGACGCCGGGTGACGCCTACTGGGCGGAGTGA